DNA sequence from the Malus domestica chromosome 11, GDT2T_hap1 genome:
cctgcaaatcaatacaaaattgccctgcgcaaattctcacaacttgtgatttttctttttccttttttcgctgacacatcttccgttggcatcaacagcactgtggaagcaaccggtgatatcttaagtcggcatagatagctctgtcaccgtagaatcagtcggtctcgcagtatcttccgttggcatcaacagcactgcggcgagaacgattgattatctatccaagtctcggtcgagaaggatttctgaatccttgttggtcgaggtcatctcatcagccttctcggcgaagtgaggtgttacaagtgactacattcggcacgttgaaagccgaatttgatattgagcTTCGTaaaaatagtaaccttgtcttcaggttcgagagcccaagaggctgagacgtgttcctttcttggccgcaatcgcaagacgcagaagtcagtagcgcgacccaacgcaacatcaacaaatttactcctcggccgagctcggtcgatgagttggcacgccccgcattcaccgaaggacgtagttagctcattaattactcggtctgcgcgccacgtaggcttggtagtttctagggtcaacaatatTATACTGGTAATTAACcaaaaatacttttatttatatACAACATTTCAGTCAAGTATTTTGATTCTTTCTTTTATATACACATTACAGTCCTAAAAATCTTAGAGCACCTCCAATACTTGTCCCTATACTTGTCCTCATCACCATATGTCCTCATATTTAAGGACTTCGTAGCTTCTAATATGCTACAACTCCAGTCCCTATAATAGAGGGGTCGGGGTGGGCCCATATTCATTTTGTGTGGGGGTGGAATTCCAAGCACGTGAATGAGACTGTTAGAATGTCGTAAAACTTTCAATGTGGTGGGTCccgctattttttttcttttgtttattgatGGAAGATCAACGattatgataattttttttagttttgtttttgtatttttactgCTTAGATCAACGACTGCAAAATTAACAAtgattttctttcatcttttaGTCTCTAAGTTTAAGGATTATACTATGGAGACACTCCCATTAGTATTATGAATGTTAttatttctttaaaataaatattatgcCACTTAGGTATttatctttacttgtaagtaagagttCTTAGATTTAtttctcgccaaagacgaagTTGAACCACAATATTATGGCAAATCCATTGTGAGGTTTATCCACTCCTCCATCCTTTTAGTATAGGTACtctcgtttgttcaaaaaaaaaattatagaattaaaaaaaaatcatttatccTGGCTATTATAAgcaaaaaatgaatgaaaattggATGATTATTTGACAATGAGATAATCTGCCTGTATTAACATTATTAATTGCAATTAAATAACCCAAACCCTGCATGATTGCCATGAGGCATAACCAAAATCCAGCTCTAATTCCCCTGGCAATTTCCATTACTTGTCAAAAAAAACATACCATCACCATTAAGCATACATGAGATCATGAGATACAGCAATAAATAAAATCACCAATCCCCTGCTACCCACCCCAGATCTCATCCCAGCACCCGCACACGTGGCCCAATCACAGAGCGAGTAAGCCTCTGAGAGTGTAAAGAGGAGAGTAGCTCACTGTTTCACTCCGTCCCTTCCAATCACATTTCCCACTTCCTTTATATACGTTCTGCCCTCTCATTTTCTTCCTCCAGATTCTCCTTCCCTTCTTCCCGATAAACTCTCTCTCGTCCTCGCACCACGCAACGCAATTTTCTCACCGCACCCACAAACCCGCAGACCCAAAACGTCGTCATTGAGAATGGCGTCATCGGCGAGAGTAGATCTAGACGGCAACCCGATAAAGCCCATTACGATATGTATGATCGGAGCCGGAGGGTTCATTGGGTCCCACCTCTGCGAGAAGCTGATGTCGGAGACGCCGCACAAGGTCCTGGCTCTGGACGTCTACAATGACAAGATCAAGCACCTGCTTGAGCCCGAGAACGCGCACCCCTGGTCCGATCGTATCCAGTTCCACCGACTCAACATCAAGCAGGACTCGCGCCTCGAAGGCCTCATCAAAATGGCAGATCTGGTACAACCCATTTCTTCGATTTTGTTCTTCATGGCGATTTTTTGCTTGATTTTGTggtatttttcttgattttgcATAATTTTCTTGCTTTTTGAATGGCTTGGATTTGTGGGTTTTTCGCAGACGATTAATCTGGCGGCCATCTGTACTCCGGCAGACTACAACACCCGTCCGCTCGACACCATCTACAGCAACTTCATCGATGCTCTGCCGGTGGTGGGTTTTGGGCTGTTGCGTTTTGgttcttgttttcttggtttttgGGATACTGAAATTTGATTGCgaaatttgggattttgggTTGGTGGGGTGGGAATTGATTGAAGTTGATGTGAGATTTGATGTGGGTTTTCCTTACATTTTGCTATCTTTTGCGATTAATTATTGTTAGGTGAAGTACTGCTCCGAAAACAACAAGCGTTTGATTCACTTTTCTACTTGTGAAGTGTATGGGAAAACCATTGGAAGCTATCTTCCTAAAGATAGCCCTCTTCGTCAGGTACCCCCTTTGTccctttcttttcaattttcttttatgtATTTGCTTTACTAGTTTTCTTCGGCATGTTTCAGATCTATGCCTttcttggtgtttgttttaTCATAAAGTTGTTCATTTGCATAATTTAAATGGTTTGATTCCATTATTCTGATTTTGGGATCTGCAATTACGTGTCGGTGGTATGGCATTATCCCCTAATAATGCTTAAACATGTGTTTTACTATGGGATCTGATGCTAGTTAGAGATTGTAAATTGTAGATCTAGAACATTTTCAACAGTAAACCTTGACATTTTGTTGCATGTATAACAATAATTTAGAATCTGGTTTGATGGGTATACTGGGTATGGACTTGAGAGTAAAGAAacaggtttttattttttctgttttGATGTCAATAGATTATGTGTTTCTAAGAAAGTCTGAAGGCTGGGCGTGGCAGGGGCCAGGCCTATTATATAGATATCATGGCATCAAAAGCCTGGCTTTGCCCGGCTAACCCACGATCCAAGTGCATGGTTAGTATTTTGTTTCAGCGAATGTCTTTGAAGTGTTAGTGTTGTGCTTCATTTTGTTTGGTGGGTCGTTGTGAGAGAATGTAAAGTCTTCAAGGTTTGTACATTTTTGGGATATATGGTTATGTCCCAGTCAAATTTTTGTCCAGTGATTTTTTTGTCTGGTCCAGGAATTCCATTTTAGCTTTTGGTTCATAGCATCTTTAAGGTGTAATGTACTGCGCTATTAGTGGAACAGAATTTGAGTGTTGAGAAGGTTGAAGAAATGGTAGTAATAATGCTCTGTGTAAAAGCAATTAAAAAATAGTGGTATAAATTTTCTAGGAAACAAAAGTATTGTGTCATATATATAGGTTGTGATTGTCTAACCTTTTCTTCCTTCCTTTTAGCTCTTGAGTTTTCTTTAGATGCGAGGCATTTCTATGTTTTCACATTGTAATGTAATTTTTTCAGATGGAGTCACTGATCAATGCAATAAGTGGCATTGAAGTTTGTTGATGCTGTATGGTTTGCATTTTGTTATCGGAAAACTTACTTCTCTTGTTCTATGTTTTCATAGGATCCTGCTTATTATGTGCTTAAAGAAGATGAATCCCCTTGCATTTTTGGATCTATTGAGAAGCAGAGATGGTCCTATGCATGCGCAAAGCAATTGATCGAGAGGCTGATTTATGGTTAGTCATCTCTTTGTTCTACTTTTAAGTGGTCGATGATGAATTGGTATTTGTAATATAGGTTTCTGattatgacttgatttcttcttgTGTACAGCTGAGGGTGCGGAAAATGGTCTTGAGTTTACCATTGTGAGACCCTTTAACTGGATTGGACCTAGGATGGATTTCATTCCTGGCATTGACGGCCCAAGTGAGGGTGTTCCAAGAGTTCTTGCATGCTTCAGTAATGTATGTCAGATGAATTGTTGTAGAATTCCCTATTTATTTGGTATTTCGATATTTGTGTTGTGATCATGCTTTGCTTTCATCGGTTACAGAATCTTCTTCGCCGTGAGCCTCTCAAGCTTGTAGATGGTGGCCAATCTCAGAGAACTTTTGTCTACATAAAGGATGCTATTGAAGCTGTTATGTTGATGATcgtaagttaaaaaaaaatatcttttgCTCAAATTAATACTTAGCATGCAAAAGTTGTTGCTCAGTAATGTGATCTGTTTTCTCAGGAAAATCCTGCTAGGGCCAATGGTCACATCTTCAATGTTGGCAACCCTAACAATGAAGTTACTGTTAGGCAGCTTGGTGAAATGATGACTGAGGTGAATAATTGTCTTTGATACCATCTTCTTTTTAGTTTATTCAGTTGCATTAGCAGTATTTTGATTAAATTCACATGGATACAAGGATTGATGTTCCTATACATTACAGGTTTATGTGAAAGTAAGTGGCGAACCAAAACTGGAGACACCCACCATTGATGTTAGCTCTCAAGAATTCTATGGAGTGGGATATGATGATAGTGACAAGAGAATACCTGACATGACTATTATCAACAAGCAGCTTGGTATGTATCTTTCATTTGACTCGTCTTTAATCTGATTGACCCATGTGACTTAACAGCATTCTAACAACGTAATGGGGCTATCTATGACAGGTTGGAATCCAAAGACCTCTCTCTGGGACTTGCTTGAATCAACCCTCACCTATCAGCATAGGACATATGCCGAGGCTGTCAAGAAGGCCATTTCCCAATCATCTGCAAGCTAAATAAGGGTGCTGTTGTTTGGTGCGACGAATCAAGGATCCTTGCTGAGGTGTGCTGCGTCGAAATTCTTTCGGAAGAGATCTTCAGATGTACCTTAATGTCTGTTTTGAATATATAGTACATTTTTTTCTTGCCTTGCGGGTATCGTTAGTCAAATAGTTCGTGGTAGAGGTTCAACAATACGTGCTTGGGGATTATGTCTGCAGAATATAATCTAGATTACTGTAATTTGTCACCAGAGCTTTTGCGGCAACATGCTGGGGGATGCTTATAGGGGGACCAATTATACATGTCAAGTTGTTTATGTTGCTTTGCAGGGGATTTGCTTTGCCATTCCTCTGTTTTGTACTAGGGTGTTGTATTAATTTTCGATAACCCTCTTATGATCTcttgttctttttatttcttctttttattgtaaaattattattttatttatttatttcaaacattctgCTGCTTTTGATCGTCAATCTTTTGTTTTACAGCTAAAAAGATTATAATTGTGTTGTTGAATTTCACTTATATCAGTGATAAGATTTAGAGGGATTATATtcacaaacttcaaattacttttcctatgttcttttaatttttttaataatttctattgagtgttagtggtgtgtagaatataaaaaaaacttaaaaattaaaaaggataTGCAGGAAGTAATTTGGAGTGAAAATAATTCTGAGAACTTCAACAAAAAGTTTTTAgtattgtttactttaacgaaaaattacatttttatactaaaaaatcaattttgatattatttactttactctttattatgtccttatcgttaaaatttaaaattttcaagttctttttattagttttttttataatttttctaaaaTTTATATGTAATGAAATAGTACTCTCTAAATATGATGATTTATATGATACATGTATACTATTACTATGATGTTCCATATCAATAAAACGAATTTCTCTCAATATGACGTTGAATTATTGGTATGAGCACCATTATGGCAGTGTACCTGTGTCGTCGTAGAAGTCATATTTAAGGGGCTTGTTTTTTGCTAGTGTGTACATATGATGCAACTTTATTAATGGGACAATGTTATATAACGTTTTATGGGATGGGGTGTACAAAAACCTTCATGGCCTAAGAAAAGCATGTCCTCCACAGCATGGCTGAAGTAAGCATGTCCTATGCCCCATGACTACAACCTATGTCACCCGCAACCGTACATATGATATGACATGAAGAGAAGGGAAAAGGTTCAAAGAAGATCGGAATAGTCCAATCAATCGAACGGCTCCTCATCATACTATGCCACCATTAGCATGCAAATTTTATTTTGACAAGCATATGCAGATTTCATGTTCATATCTTATGGATTTTAATCGTATTACTTAAGCTCTAATACCACATGTTAACTCTTGTTAGTTATATAAAATTGAAACACAAACAATGTAACTTAAAACATACTTACTAAAGGAGAACAACTTACATGACATGAGTATACGTTATGATAACATCCTTACTAATGACACAAGGTCACTTAGAGAAAAACTTACAAGTTATTGTATTATTGACACATAACTTCTTGGTGGTGGTGTACCGTGCCAATGATCACGGGTTTGAATCTGTGTTGAATGATCAATCAATCTTAGTCCCCAGCGAAGTCACTGCAGCTACGAGACCAAAATCAAGTTGGAATACTGCTAGATAACTATCATAACTTCAAACTCATTTTACCAAGAATCATGCATGAAATTTTACTCCATAATTCAACCCGCCATTATTTCCTTGAGGAAACCAACCATGCATTCAATTATGCATGCGCGCATTAACAACCAAATTCATTGGAAACAGGCTTTGACTGATTCAGTTTACAAGTTTCGAAAGATGCATGCGTGCATTAACAACCAAATGCATTGGAAAGAGACTTTTGACTGGATTCAGT
Encoded proteins:
- the LOC103448012 gene encoding UDP-D-apiose/UDP-D-xylose synthase 2 codes for the protein MASSARVDLDGNPIKPITICMIGAGGFIGSHLCEKLMSETPHKVLALDVYNDKIKHLLEPENAHPWSDRIQFHRLNIKQDSRLEGLIKMADLTINLAAICTPADYNTRPLDTIYSNFIDALPVVKYCSENNKRLIHFSTCEVYGKTIGSYLPKDSPLRQDPAYYVLKEDESPCIFGSIEKQRWSYACAKQLIERLIYAEGAENGLEFTIVRPFNWIGPRMDFIPGIDGPSEGVPRVLACFSNNLLRREPLKLVDGGQSQRTFVYIKDAIEAVMLMIENPARANGHIFNVGNPNNEVTVRQLGEMMTEVYVKVSGEPKLETPTIDVSSQEFYGVGYDDSDKRIPDMTIINKQLGWNPKTSLWDLLESTLTYQHRTYAEAVKKAISQSSAS